The following are encoded together in the Methylorubrum sp. B1-46 genome:
- a CDS encoding heavy-metal-associated domain-containing protein yields the protein MHRFKVEKMGCGGCVNSITRAVLGIEPNAQVEVDLGAKLVTVLGATVPADRIAQAIANAGFPAAPLAAA from the coding sequence ATGCATCGCTTTAAGGTCGAGAAGATGGGCTGCGGCGGCTGCGTCAACTCAATAACCCGCGCAGTCCTCGGCATCGAGCCGAACGCCCAGGTTGAGGTCGACCTCGGTGCGAAGCTCGTCACGGTGTTGGGTGCGACCGTCCCGGCCGACCGGATCGCCCAGGCCATCGCGAATGCCGGCTTTCCCGCCGCGCCGCTGGCCGCGGCCTAA
- a CDS encoding helix-turn-helix transcriptional regulator has protein sequence MDAVTPTDLIRLQDKAADAARLLRLLANEKRLLILCLLVARGEMDVTSLAGEVELSQSALSQHLAKLREDGLVAFRRESQTIHYRLEDPRAARVLATLKDIFCPDLG, from the coding sequence ATGGACGCCGTCACGCCGACCGACCTGATTCGCCTGCAGGACAAGGCCGCCGACGCGGCCCGCCTGCTCCGCCTCCTCGCCAACGAGAAGCGGTTGCTCATCCTATGCCTGCTGGTCGCCCGCGGCGAGATGGACGTGACCAGCCTCGCCGGGGAGGTCGAGCTCAGCCAATCGGCCCTGTCGCAGCACCTCGCCAAGCTGCGCGAGGACGGGTTGGTCGCATTCCGGCGCGAGAGCCAGACGATCCACTACCGCCTTGAGGACCCCAGGGCCGCGCGGGTTCTGGCGACCCTCAAGGACATCTTCTGCCCCGATCTAGGCTGA
- a CDS encoding ATP-binding protein: protein MRSLRVRLFAILVLATGLIWLSAVAWIYLGSKREVEQVLDNRLQEAARMVSSLVGAVGGTATDGAPRTFPAPTAYERQLSCQIWSLDGRMVARSTGAPERRLTDAPAGFSQREVDGEIWRVFTVEDAERGVRVMVGDRLGLRERLVTDLIMGLVTPAILMVPLLGMLIWASLGRGLRPLRLMARDLAGRGADDMSAIDTNRTPTEVRPLADALNGLFLKVESARRHEREVTAFAAHELRTPLAGLKVQAQVAMAATDPDVAKAALRQILAAVDRTTRLVRQLLDAARLDAAGETPSLAEVDVGALVTETVEGMRTPPGVRTQIDPGLRGYILRADPEGLRLAVRNLHENAVQHMETGTVAWGARPHGGGIVVRDEGPGIPEDELPHVTTRFFRGRHKSATGSGLGLAIADMASRRSGLSLRLRNRTDRPGLEAEIAAG, encoded by the coding sequence ATGAGGTCGCTCCGCGTCAGGCTTTTCGCCATCCTCGTCCTCGCCACCGGCCTGATCTGGCTCAGCGCGGTCGCCTGGATCTACCTTGGCTCGAAGCGCGAGGTGGAGCAGGTCCTTGACAACCGCCTGCAGGAAGCCGCCCGCATGGTCAGCTCTCTGGTGGGAGCGGTCGGTGGCACGGCCACGGACGGGGCTCCCCGAACCTTCCCGGCCCCGACGGCCTACGAGCGGCAGCTTTCCTGTCAGATCTGGTCGCTCGACGGACGCATGGTCGCGCGGTCGACCGGGGCCCCGGAGCGGCGCCTGACCGACGCGCCGGCGGGCTTCTCGCAGCGCGAGGTCGACGGCGAGATCTGGCGGGTGTTCACCGTGGAGGATGCCGAGAGGGGCGTGCGGGTCATGGTCGGTGACCGTCTTGGCCTCCGTGAGCGCCTCGTCACCGACCTCATCATGGGCCTGGTCACGCCCGCCATCCTGATGGTGCCGTTGCTCGGCATGCTGATCTGGGCGAGCCTCGGGCGGGGCTTGCGTCCCTTGCGGCTGATGGCGCGGGACCTCGCCGGTCGCGGCGCCGACGACATGAGTGCGATCGACACAAATCGGACGCCGACGGAGGTGCGTCCCCTGGCAGACGCCCTGAACGGGCTGTTCCTCAAGGTCGAATCCGCGCGCCGGCACGAACGGGAGGTGACAGCCTTCGCTGCGCACGAGCTGCGAACACCGCTCGCCGGCCTCAAGGTCCAGGCCCAGGTCGCCATGGCCGCCACCGACCCGGACGTGGCGAAGGCGGCGCTGCGCCAGATCCTGGCGGCCGTCGACCGGACCACGCGCCTCGTCCGCCAGTTGCTCGACGCCGCCCGACTCGACGCCGCGGGGGAAACACCCTCCCTGGCGGAGGTCGACGTGGGCGCGCTGGTGACGGAGACCGTGGAAGGTATGCGGACGCCCCCCGGGGTTCGAACCCAGATCGACCCGGGCTTGCGCGGCTATATCCTGCGGGCCGACCCGGAGGGCTTGCGCCTCGCCGTCCGGAATCTGCACGAGAACGCCGTGCAGCACATGGAGACCGGGACGGTGGCATGGGGCGCGCGGCCGCATGGCGGGGGCATCGTCGTCCGCGACGAGGGGCCGGGCATCCCGGAAGACGAGTTGCCCCACGTCACGACACGGTTCTTCCGGGGACGCCACAAGAGCGCGACGGGTAGCGGCCTCGGCCTCGCCATCGCCGACATGGCGTCCCGCCGGAGTGGCCTCAGCCTGCGGCTGCGCAACCGGACGGATCGCCCGGGGCTTGAGGCTGAGATCGCCGCGGGCTGA